Proteins encoded together in one Triticum dicoccoides isolate Atlit2015 ecotype Zavitan chromosome 7B, WEW_v2.0, whole genome shotgun sequence window:
- the LOC119338084 gene encoding signal recognition particle 9 kDa protein: MVYFDSWDEFVDRSVQLFRADPITTRYCMKYRHCDGKLVLKVTDDRECLKFKTDQAQDAKKMEKLNNIFFALMTRGPDADISEVSGKEQAEQQQSKKGRGRRQ, translated from the exons ATGGTGTACTTCGATTCATGGGACGAGTTCGTCGACCGGTCCGTGCAGCTCTTCCGCGCCGACCCCATCACC ACTCGCTATTGTATGAAGTACCGGCACTGCGACGGGAAGCTCGTGCTCAAGGTCACCGACGACCGCGAG TGCCTGAAGTTTAAGACGGATCAAGCTCAGGACGCAAAGAAGATGGAGAAGCTTAACAACATCTTTTTCGCTCTCATGACTCGTGGACCTGATG CTGATATAAGCGAGGTTTCAGGGAAGGAACAGGCGGAGCAGCAGCAATCAAAGAAGGGACGGGGCAGGAGGCAGTAG